The DNA segment AGGTAGCGTCCGTTGATAGCTTCGCAGATCTGGGCTCGCCGGTGCAGGTCGCCGACGCCCTTACGCAAGACTTGCCAGCGTTTCTTGCCTTCGGGATCGCGTTCGCTGGCCCGATAGACCCGGAACTGGTGGGGGCGGTTAAGCGTGGTCTCGACCCGCAGCACGCTGCCCTGCTTGTCGTAGAGTTTGACCGAGTTGCCATTGGCCTGATGTTTGAGACGCAGGCCTTCAGGCCGATGCTTGAGGCTGCTCAACACTTCGCCTTGATGATTGCCATGCACCCGACCGTTGGCCTGGGTTTTGTGACCGAGGAAGCGCAACACGTCGGTGCTGCCAAAATGTTGGATGCCTTGCTGGACCAGCGCCGGATAAAGACGCGCCAGGGCGGCAGGGCTTTTGAACATGATGTCGGTGGCGTATTCGCTTTCGCTGACGCTCCAGTAGTAGGACAGGGCCAGCGGACGGCACAGTTGGGCAGCATGAGGATGACATTGCCCGATCAACGGTTGCAGCAGCACCGGCCAGCAGTTTTGCAGTTGCGTGTGCGCCAGCGCCTGGGCGCGGGCGGGGTCTGCAAGCCAGGTAAAGCAGTTGTCGCGCTGGACGTAACCGAGGCCGGCCTGGTCGAGTTGGCGGGCCAGCCAGTGGCGACCGTTGAGACAAAGATGAAGGGCAAAGGGAAACCACGTTTGCAGGCGCAGGTGCAACAGGCCCAGTTGTTCGTGGAGGAAATAAAAGTAGTAGTGCAGGCATTTGCCCGGCGCCAAACGCAACACCAATTTCTTTTGCTCCCGATCACGGCGCACAAAGTAGGTCAGACAGGGTTCGACGACGCTCCACAAGCCGATGAGGCCGGTGGTCAGGCCGTCGCGACGGGCCCGGTCGCGGGCCAGCAGTTCCTTGCGCTGGGCACTGCCGGGCAAATAGGTGAGCGGGCGACCCGACTGCTCGGCCAGTTGATGAGCGGCGGCGCGCACACGCTCGGTCCACCCGGCGGCGAAGGCGGCGAAGTCTTTGAGCAGAACACCCGCGCGGCTCAGATAGCGCATCATGAGGCTGGGTTGATAAAGTGGACGCAAGGTGCCCATGAGACGCAGGCGGTCAAAGCCGGAAAGAACACCGATGACATCGGCGGCGTGTTGCGTTACAAAAGGCGACGGGGCGTCGCTGGTTGTGGTGGTGACTTTGATTTTCACACCAACGTTCTATCGCACTGGCGGCGTCCTGTCTGCCATTCACTGTGGTTGCGGCGCAAGCCGCGTTAGGTTCATCGGTGTTCATCCGTGGTTAAAGCTCGGCCTCTGGTTTCTGCCTTTGGCCTGGCTCTGGTTCTCCCTTAGCTACAATCTCGGCGCCCAGTGGTCGGCCTACGAGCAATACAATTACGGCTGGGCCGTGCCGTTCCTCTGCGCGTACCTGTTCTGGTTGCGGTGGCACGTCAAGCCACTGCCGGAATCGCCTGCCAACGTTAGAGCGGCGACGGCAATCGGAGTTCTCGCCGCTTTCCTGTTATTGCCCACGCGCTTCCTGCATGAGGCCAACCCCATCTGGCGACTTACCAGCTTGGCGTGGACTTTGGAAGTCATTATCATTTACCTGGCCGCTGTTTACTTGGCGGGCGGGATGGGCTGGCTGCGGCAGTTCTTCTTTCCGATAGTTTTTTTCTTGGTGGCAGTGCCCTGGCCTTCTGGTCTGGAGAATTTCCTGGTGCAATCCCTTACTGGCTTGAATGTCACAACCACGGTTGAGTTGTTGAATGGGATTGGCACTCCTGCCTTGCAACACGGCAATGTCATCGAAGTCGCCACCGGCATGGCCGAAAACCAGGCCGCGGCCAAGACCGGCGGTAAGATTGCCAGACGCGCCCGCCTGGAACTCGAAGCCAAGACCGGCAAACGCGTCGTGACCGGCGAAAACTACTTGCCGCCGAGCAGTGCAAAAAGAATCCAGGATACGAACGATGAATAAAGGCCTTTCGGCTCCAACGGTCGTTCCTTGGTCGCCTCGCGTTTCACCTGGCCCAAGGTTGCCACGCAGATGAAATCCGTTTACGAGTGGGTACTTGGTGGCGATCCAAACCGGATTGTGTCCAAACACACTGAAATGCTGAAATTAGAAATCGGCAAAGCAGAAAGTAGAAAACGGCCCGGAGTTTTTAACCGCAGATGGGGCAACATGGACGCAGATGCGGAGGGAAAGGCAGGAGACGCGGTGACGAGGCTCTGATCAAGAACCGTTGAGAGTTAAGAGTTCAGAGTTGATAGTTGAAATGCTGAAAACTGAGATGCTGAAATGCTGAAATTAGGAAAGTGGAAAGGAGAGATAAAAAAACTGAAACGATGAGGACGGTAGTCGGTGATCAGTAGTCAGTGGTCAGTAGCCGGTGGTCAGTAGCCGGGGGACGGATCTCCAAGCTCCGAGCGCCTATCTCCATTCTCCCATCTTCCATCTTCGATCTACCCCTCAACACCCAACATTCAACTCTCAACATTCAACTCTCAACATTCAACTCTCAACATTCAACTCTCAACATTCAACTCTCAACATTGAACGGGGCTGGTAGTCGGTGATCAGTAGTCAGTGGTCGGTAGCCGGTAGGCGGAACAGCCGACGAACTCTCAACATTCAACATTCAACATTCAGCAGGGAGCGGGGAGCAGAGAGCAGAGGAATCTCCAAACTCCAAGCTCCAAGCGGTGCTCTCCGTTCTCCGTTCTCCACTCTCCAATCTCCTGTCTCCAAACTGTCTTCGCCCGACCGTGTGCGCCGTTGGGTGGTGGTAGCGCCGGTGGCAGTTTTTCCTTCGACTACATTGACATCGCATTCACATTGGTGTTAACTCATTGTAATGCGTGAGATTCACTTCTACCGCACAGCGGGTGGCGGGTGTCCGGTCGAAGCGTTTCTCGATTCGCTCGGGTCGAAGCAAGCCCGGAAGGTCGCCTGGGTATTGCAGGTCGTGCGGGAATTACCTCGTGTGCCACAGCAATACTTAAAAAGTTGGAGGGGACTGAGGATTTGTGGGAAGTGCGGGCCGAGTTCGGCGGCGATGCCTTCCGGTTGTTGGGCTTTTGGGATTCGGGCAGGCTGATCATCCTCACCAACGGATTTGCCAAGAAGACCCAAAAGACGCCCGAGCGGGAAATTGCGTTGGCCGAGCAACGGCGCCGGGATTACTTGAGCCGAAAGAAAAAGCCATGAAAGACGACATCGAGAAATACATTGAGAAGCGCAAACGCGCCGACAAGGTCTTTGCCCACGATTTTGACGCCGGTTACGAGGAGTTCAAGATTGGGGTGATGCTCCGGCAAGTCCGCGAAGAGGCGGGGGTTTCCCAAGCAACGCTCGCGAAGATCACCCGCACCAAGAAATCCGCAATTTCCCGGCTGGAGAACCACGCGGAAGACGTCCGCTTGTCCACGGTGGCGCGCGTCGCGAGGGCACTCGGCAAGACTTTGCGCCTCGAATTGGTCGAGGCCAAACCTTGACTGCCGGAAAAAACTTTCAAGACGGAAACACTGCCCGGTGAAGTAACCCGGTGAAGTAGCCCGGTGAAGTAGCCCGGTGAAGTAGCCCGGTGGAATAGGGAATAGATTCCACGGGCCAATCCCCAGTGGAATACGAAACAGATTCCACGGGGCAAGGAAAGCAGAAAGGGGCAAAGCTGCTGGCGGGTTGAGCGTGCGCTGGTTTTCCGCTTTGCCCACACCGGCGAATTGTGAGACTGTATCGGCATGAGCGTAACTTTGGCTGACGTACGAAAAAAGCCGGGCCACCTGGCCGGCAAAGCCCAATCCAGGGTTGAAACCCTCACCGTCAAGCAACGGTCCGCGACGGCGAAGTTGGAATCCGTCCAACGACATTCGGAGATTCTGACGGCGCAGTGGCGCACGCGGCGCAAGACCATCTTATTAAACCCGAAGGGACTTCCACGGCTGAGCGTGGCCAAGCTGATCCAAAGAGGGAGGAAATGAGCTTGTTTATTGACGCAAGCGCCGCGTTGGCGCTCCACTTCGAAGACGAATTCCGCCCCTTTGAACCATTGGAAACAAGGTTGGCCGCCGGAGAAGACGCCTTCACCGCGCCAAATTTCTTCCAGGAAGTGATGGAGGCGCTGCGCCGTGCCATGCGTGAGGGTCGCACCACCAAGGCGGATGCCAGCGCGTGGCTGACCGTGTTGGACAGTTATGAGATCATCCCGCTGGCTGTCAATCCAGTGGCGGGCTGCGCGACGTGGATTCTGGCGGAAAAGCTCAACGTATCCGCTTACGACGCCGGGTATGTGGCGGTGGCCTACGCGCGTGGGCTGCCGTTGTGGACTAAAGATGCGCCACTGATCAATAAGCTAAAGCGGGAGGGCATTGACTACTTGCCCAATTAGAGCAGGGAAACGCAGAAAGAAAAAAGCTGTCCGGTGAAGTAGCCCGGTGAAGTAGCGGAATGACTTCACGGGCCGAGGCGGACTTCACGGGTCAATCCCCAGTGGAATACGGGATGGATTCCACGGGGCAAGGGAAATGGGGAAAATGGAAAGCGCCGCTGAATCGGCGCACTCCAGACGCTGCGCGAGTGTTGTGGCGTGGGCTGTGATTTAGCATTTCGGATCTCCAATTTCAGGATTTCAGATTTTCTACTTTCAACATTTCATGTTTTTGTGTGCATCTGCGTTCATCGGCGTTCATCTGCGGTTAAAGATTTCCGTTTCCCGCTCCGGGTTTTCCGCGAGGTCGCGTAAAACGGCACGCGAGCCGCGCGCGCTCCCCATTCCAATTTCAGTGTTTCGGAGTCTCAACATCCAACATTCAACATCGAACGAGGCGGAGGACGGAAATGCGTGAGCGGCGGTTCCGGCCAAAGGGTTGACTTTAGGGAAAGGGCGAATATTCTTTTGCAATGAGTTCAACAGTGCGAGATCGCAAGCATCCCTTCCGACTGCCAAGCGAGGACGCCCGCGCCGTGGACGAACTGGTCGCTCAGACCAAGGTTTCGTTCAGCCGCATCGTTTCGCTTTGCGTTCGCAAAGGCCTGCCGTGGGTGCGTGCGGATTTGTCCAGCAAGAGCGGCCGCGTCACGAACGTGGACCCGCTGCCCGAAAAGGTGCTCCGGCGTATTTACTCTCGCCCCGAGCGCGACGAAGGCGGTGTTGACCGGCTGGTGAAGGCCCAGGCCAAGGGAGTGCGCGATTGAATGCCTGGGAAGTTTGGACCTGGGACGGTCATCCGTGCATCCTGCTCTCCAATCAGGAACGGTTGAACCGCAAACAGTAGTTTGTTGTGCTCAAAGGGCAGACACTCTATTCCGGCGATCCTGCGCCGACGCCGCTGGAAACGGTGTTGGACGTGGCGGATGGTTTAGACCGGCGCACGGTGTTTGTCTGCGACCTGCTCTACACGGCGCCCAAGGCGGCGATTTCGCAACAGCGCGGCGAGGTTCGGTCGCTGGAACGTCGGCGCGACATCTCGCGCAAAATCATTCAAGGTCTGGCGCTGGCCGGGCTCTAGGAATCACTGCGGGCGACGCGCGATCATACCCGGGGGCAACGGTTTGGGGAGTGGTTTGGAAAGCCAGGGATGGGAGGCAGGGAAAATCCGCAAAGCTGAAAGTAGAAATTGGGAAAGCAGAAAGCAAGGAGACTGCCTGACCACGGACAACAGACCACCACCGCCCTCCGAGCTCCAATCTCCAATCTTCCATCTTCGATCTACCCCTCAACTCTCAACATCGAACGGGGCGGTGGTCAGTAGTCAGTGGGCGGTGGACGGTAGGCGGAGGGCGGGCTTCCGGCGCGGAGCAAACAGCGCGGAGCGGAACAACGTCTTTGGGCTTGAAAAAGCGGCCCATAAAACTAATCTGTCAGCATGACACTTGAGTTATCTGATCTCGACACCATCAAGAACAATGCGCTGAAGAAATTTGAAGAGCGCGTGTGCAGCGCCCGGGATAACCGCGCAGAAATCGAACGCGAGGCTTTCAGGTTGGAGTCGCAATTGGAGCAGCTTTATTCCTTTACCGCGGTCATGGCGCGTCGGGAACCCGAGGTGGCCAGAACCGCCGAACTTTGGGAAAGCCTGGTAAAGACCTGCGACCTGTTCGCGGGAAAAGTATTTCAATTGTCGCAGCAACACTCGCTCGGCACCGCGGCCTACGACCATATTCTGGATATTCGCAGCGCGGCGGAAGAATTGCGGACGTTGCACCGCCCATGATCAGCCCGGCGGAAATCGCTGCCCTGGCTGAACTCTACGATCGTTACGCCAACGCTTTTGAGCGCACCTCTCCTGACCGACTACGGGCGCGCCGCCAGTTTTATGCGCGGCTCGAAATGCTCTACGAGCAAGAGGGCCGGAATGTGACCTACGATGCGTTTCGTTTTGAGATGGTTAAACTGTGCAAAGAGTATCTCCGCAGAAATTAGCAGATTCGTTTCCGGCAGCTTTCGACTTTCCAAGCTCCCCATTTCTGAGTTCGGGCTTCGTTTTCTGCTTTCCGGATTTCAGCTTTCAGTATTTCAGATTGTTTACTTTCTACCCTCAACCCTCAACCCTTCAACATTGAACGAGGCGGAGGGCGCCCGGTGAAGTAGCCGGGTGAAGTAGCGAAAGCCTTCACGGGCCGATCCCCAGTGGAATAGGGAATAGATTCCACGGGTCAATCCCCAGTGGAATACGAAACAGATTCCACGGGGCAGGGGAGACTTCACGGGCCAGGGAAGTCAGTGGTCAGTGGTCGGTAGTCGGTGGTCGGTGGACGGTAGGCGGAGGACGGACTCTGAAAAGCTGAAAAGCTGAAATTGAAAATTGGGAAAGCAGAAATGCGGACAATGAAAAGCGCCGCTGAATCGGCGCACTCCAGACGCTGCGCGAGTGTTTAGCCACGATCTGCGTTCATCGGCGTCCATCTGCGGTTAAAGAATCGGGAGCCGTTTTCAGCGTTTCAGTGTTTCAGCATGTCAGTGTTTGAGAAAATGTGAGCTCCGGCTTGGGCGCCTTACGGGCAGGAAGCGCGATTCTGAGGATGACCCACGCGGAGATCCGTCAGAGATTTGATCAAAACCCCGAATCCGGCAGCTCTTGACCTGCCGCTGGTTTGACGTAAACTGCTTTCATGCTTGCACACTTCCTGGACGTTGCGATGGAGCTGGCCGCGTACGAAATCATCGAGGACGACGCCTCTTACTGGGGTGAAATACCCGGGCTGCAAGGTGTCTGGGCGCGGCATCAAACCTTGGCTGGCTGCCAGCGTGAACTGCGGGAAGCGTTGAGCGATTGGATCGCTCTTCGGCTCCGGCTGGGAATGGAAATACCCGAAATTGCCCGGATCAATCTAAACGGGATCGGGGCAGCCACCCATGCCTAAACTTGCTCCGGTTTCCCGTCGCAAATTCATCCAGCGGTTGCGTGAACTGGGCTTTGAAGGCCCCTAAGCCGGGGGAAAACACCCGCAGATGAGGCGGGGAAACCTGACGTTGATCGTTCCCAACGAACACGAAGGCGACCTCGGGCCGGGCTTTCTAAGCCGGCTGCTCAAACAGGCGGGAATCTCACGTGAGGAATGGCTGGGTCAGGATTAAGAACGCGTTCACGGCCAATCTTCGGATTAGATTTCAAAAGGCGGCCCGGAGTTTTTAACCGCAGATGGGGGAACATGGACGCAGATGCGGAGGGAAAAGCAGGAGACGAGGTGACGAGGCTCTGATCAAGAACCGTTGAGAGTTAAGAGTTCAGAGTTGATAGTTGAAATGCTGAAAACTGAGATGCTGAAATGCTGAAATTAGGAAAGTGGAAAGGTTCATCTGCGGTTAAAGATTTCCGTTTCCCGCTCGGGGTTTTCCGCGAGGTCGCGTAAAACGGCACGCGAGCCGCGCGCGCTCCCCGTTCCAATTTCAGTGTTTCGGAGTCTCAACATCCAACATTCAGCATTCAACTCTCAATCCGGATAGCCGAGGTCGGGGCCAACACTCAACTCTCAACCATCAACTCTCAACTGTTTTGATTAGAGCCTCATCACCTCGTCTCTTACGATTTCTGTTTTCAGTATTTCTGCTCTCTATTTTCTGCTATCTTGGCGTGAGTAAACGCATTGCCATTCCGCCGCAAGCAGTCTAACGTTCAACTTATGACAGCATTGGAAGCTCAATGGAGTCCCGCAAAGCATTTGATTCTGGGCGATGACCCGCAACTGCGGGTATATGCGGAGATTTCCGTATGGTACAAGAAAATCGAATTGTTCCGCAAAGGAGAGGACGAACGCATGTTTCTTCAGGATCCGACTCCGGAAGATCTGGCAGTCCACAAGAGTTTGCTGCAACGCTTGATTGCCGATGGGGAGCATTTGCTATCGCTCGTCCAACAAATCGGTCTGCCCGAAAACGTTGAAGGAATCACGCCGGCATCCGTGGCCGCCACGGTTGAACTGCTGAGTGCGGATTACCGTGGCTGGCATGAGCGAATGCCGGCAGAAAAGCGGGAACAAATCTTGAGAGAAGTTTTTCCCGATGTCGCGTAACCCGCAGATCGAGGCGATTCACGAAGCTCGCTACGACTTGCAAACGTGCGCGGAGAAAGACAAACCGGCGGCGCGCAAGAAACTTTACGATCTGCTCGCTCAGGCCGCCGCCAGAGCCAATCCGCCAGTTCGGGCTGAAGACGTCCTCGACGTTCTATACGACGACTACAAGGAATTCCGTCGAATGAAGCTGAAACAGCAGTGGCCAAAACTGAAGTAATGCCGGTCGTTTCTGTATCCGCGCTCATCAGCATTCATCTGCGGTTAAAGACTTCCGTTTCCCGCTCCGGGTTTTCCGCGAGGTCGCGTAAAACGGCACGCGAGCCGCGTACGCTCCCCGGTCCGATTTCAGTATTTCTGCTCTCTACTTTCTGCCTTCTACACTCTCCTCGTTATGAGTTTGATCCTCGGCCTTAACGCCTTTCACCCGGATGCCTCCGCGTGCGCGTTGCGCGATGGCAGGCTGATTGCCGCGGTGGCGGAGGAGCGGCTCGGCGCGCGCCGCAAACATCAGGCGGGATTTCCCGGGCGCGCCTTGCAAGCCGTGCTCCAGATGGCGGGCGCGACGGTGCGCGACATCGATTACCTGGCGATCGGCAATGACAGCAACGCCAACCTGACGGCCAAGGCGGCGCATGTGTTGCGTTCACCGCTCAAGTCCGCGCGCGGGGTGATGACGCATTTTCAGCGACGCGCCCGGATGCAAAGTGTCCAGCAACTGGTCGCCGCGGCGTGCGGGGTGCCGGAAACGGATTGCCGGTTTCAGGTGGCGCGCGTGGAGCATCATCTCGCGCACCTCGCCAGTTCGTATTACGCGAGCGACTTCGATGTGGCTGCGGGATTCAGTTATGATGCGGCGGGGGATTTCACCTCGGCGATGTTGGCGCGGTGCGCGGGGAATCGGATCGAGATTCTCGACCGCGTGTTCATGCCGGATTCGCTGGGTTATTTTTACACGGCGCTCTGCCAGTTCATCGGCTTTGACCGGTTCGGTGAGGAATACAAGGTCATGGGCCTGGCGGCTTACGGTGAACCAAAATACCAGGAGTTGATGCGGGAGTTGTTGCGGCTGGATGGCAGCGGACAGTTCCGGCTCAACGGGGATTATTTTGTGCCGCTGGGCCGGAACCTCGAGGAATGCACGGATGAGAAGGGGGAGATTCTGCTGCCGCCGCTTTACTCGGCGGCCTTGGTGAAGAAACTCGGCGCGCCCCGCAACCGGAGCGCGGAGATCACGCAGCGGGAGAAAGACATCGCGGCCTCCTGTCAGGCGCACTTCGAGGAGGCGGTGCTGGCGTGCTTGCGGCATTTGCATCGGCGCGTGCCCACGGAAAATCTCGTCACCGCCGGCGGCTGCGCGCTGAACGGTGTGTGCAACTCGCGGATTTTGCGGGACACGCCTTTCCAACGAAGCTACATCCAATGCGCCGCATCGGATGATGGCACGGGTCTGGGCGCGGCGTTGTACGTGTGGAATGCAATTCTGAAACAGCCGCGCGCGGGCATGATTGATCACGCGTATTGGGGGCCGGAACATTCGGAGGCGGCGATGGCGGAGGCATTGCGCCAGGGCGGGCTGCGGTTTGAGCGATTTGAGCGCGGGGCTTTGCTGGAGCGGGCGGCGGCGCATCTGGACGCCGGGCACGTGACGGGTTGGTATCAAGGGCGCAGTGAATGGGGGCCGCGGGCGTTGGGCAACCGTTCCATTCTTGCGCATCCGGGCTGGCCGGGCATGAAGGATTTGATCAATCAAAAGATCAAGCGGCGGGAAGCCTTCCGTCCGTTTGCGCCGACGGTGCTGGCGGAAAAAGTGGGGGAGTATTTTGAGCAGGCGGTGGAAAGCCCGTTCATGATGCACGTGGTCAAAATCCGGCCGGAAAAGCGCACGGCCCTCGCGGCGGTTTGCCACCAGGATGCGACTGGCCGGCTGCAGACGGTGAAGCCGTCGCAGAACGCGCTGTATCATGAGTTGATCCAGACGTTTGCGGGGAAGAGCGGCATTCACGCCGTGCTCAACACGAGTTTCAACGAGAACGAACCGGTGGTGGACACGCCGCAGCAGGCGGTGGATTGTTTTATGCGGACGGACATGGACGTGCTGTGTCTGGGGCCGTTTGTGACCGCGAAGCCGGGGAAGGGAAATTTGAAAAGTTGAAAGTAGAAAGTAGAAAGCAGAAAACAGTTTCGGAATTTTTAACCGCAGATGGAGGGAACATGGACGCAGAGGCAGACCAAAAGCTGAAAGGCTGAAATCGGAGATCCGAAATGCTAAATCACAGCGCACGGCTAAACACTCGCGCAGCGTTTGGAGTGCGTCCGATTTATCGGCGCTTTTGATTTTGTGTTTCAACTTTTCAGGAACTCTCAACCTTCAACGCTCAATTTTTAACTTTCAACTTTTATAGAGTGAGCCTCGTTAGCTCGTCTCCTACGATTTCAGCATTTCAGTGTTTCAGCGTTTGAATAGAGCCTCATCACCTCGCCTCCTACGGTTTCCGGACACCGCGTCGTGGCTCCTCATGCTCGCGGCGCTCTGGGGGCCGGTCATTTATCTGCTGGGGGCGCAATGGACGTTTTTCGGGCAATACAATTACGGGTGGGCGGTGCCAGTTTTGTGCATTTATCTGGCGTGGGAACGCTGGCAGACCGGGAAGCGCAGAGCGCAGAGCGCGGAGCCGGGAGCGGTGGAGCCGGGAAACATCGAACGTTCAACATTCAACATTCAACATTCAACCTCGAACGTCCAAAAGGTCGGCGAGCGGAAGGCGGATCTCAACTCTCAACTCTCAACTCTCAACTTTGGGAGCCCAACCGTCTGGCTTCTGTTTGTCGGCGGCGTGCTGCTGTGGGCGACACGAATTTTACAGGAGGCGAATCCCGTTTGGCGCGCCGCGAGTTACGGACTGGCCATGGAAGCGGTCGCGGTCACTCTGCTCCTGCTCTATCTCACGGGTGGTGCCAGCCGGGTGAAACAGTTTGCGTTTCCGATTGTGTTTTTTCTCGTGGCGGTGCCCTGGCCCACGCCGGTGGAAAGCGCCGTCATCCAGAACTTGACCCGTTTGAACTCGGCGGCCGTGGTGGAGTTGCTGAATGGGTTTGGCGTTCCGGCCCTGGCGCGCGGAAACGTCATCGAAGTCAGCACGGGCATGGTCGGCATTGACGAGGCGTGCAGCGGCATACGTTCGGTGCAGGCGACATTGATGGTGTCGCTGTTCTTCGGCGAGTTTTACCGGCTGCGTGTTGCGCCGCGGCTGATGATGGTGGTCGGGGGACTGGTTTCGGCAATGTTGTTCAACCTGGCGCGGATGTTCCTGCTGACGTGGGTGGCGTCCCGCGACGGGACTCAAGCTATCGAGAAGTGGCATGATCCCGCGGGTGTTACCATTCTCGTGGCGTGTTTTCTGTTTCTCTGGGGTTTGGGAGTGTGGCTGGGGAAGCGGAGGGCAGGAGGCAGAGGACGGAGGACGGAAGACGGCCCGGTGAAGTTGGCCGAAGACTTCACGGGCCAGGAAAGTCAGAAGTCAGTGGTCAGTGGTCAGTGGTCAGTGGTCAGTGGTCAGTGGTCGGAAGTCAGACCTCCAAACTCCCAGTTCCCAGCTCCCAGCTCCAACTTCCAAGCTCCGATCTTCCATCTTCAATTTCTCCTTCAACGCCTTCAACTCTCAACTCTCAACCTTCAACCTCGAACAAGACGGAAGGCGGAAGTCAGCAGCCGGAAGCCAGCGGTCCGACCTCTGAGCTTCGATCCTCGATTGCCGATCTCCGGCATCTGGCTGGCGCTGTCGCGCTGTGGGTGGTGATGGTTGAGATTTCGACGGAAGTCTGGTTTCGCAGTCACGAGGTTCGCGGTGTCAAAGCCGTGGCGTGGTCCGTTCGCTGGCCGGAACGCAATCCGACGTTTGAAGCGAAGACGTTTCCGGCAACGGTGAGCAACATGCTCCAGTACGACGAAGGACATGCGGGCGCGTGGGTGGAGGCGGATCGAAGTGTGTGGCAGGCGTTCTATCTGCGCTGGTTGCCGGGGCGTTCGTTTTACGATCGAATGAGGGTGGCTTTGGCCAAGAGCCACAATCCGGAGATTTGTCTGCAGGCCAGCGGGCTGGTCATGCGGCGGGAGCTGGCGCCGGTGGTCGTGCCAGTGCAACCGGGTTTCAACATTGCATTCCGAAGATACCTCTTCGAAGCCAACGGGAAACCGTTGCACGTCTTTTTTTCCGGCACGGAGGACGTGGAAGTGGCGGGCGTTTCCGGTTTCCTGAGGATGACTCATCGTGAACGGTTGCAGGCCGCGCTGGCGGGCAGCCGAAATTTTGGCCAACGGAATTTCGAAGTGGCGATCAGCGGATTCGATGATCCCGGGCGGGCCCTTCGCCTCTTTGAAGAGAAGTTGCCTGGACTGGTTCAGGTCGGAGTTGCGACGAAGTAGGACGGAGGTCGGGCGGGGTGCAGAATATTCAACCCTCAACCTCCAATCTCGAACTTCGAACATCGGGCTCTCAACTCTCAACCTTCAACCCTCAACTTTCCTTTGAAGATCCTCCTCCTCAATCAGACGTTTCATCCGGACGTCGTCTCGACGGCGCAGCACCTGAGCGATCTGGCCGTGGAACTGGCCCGGCGCGGGCACGAGGTCACGGTGCTGTGCGGGCGGCGGGCTTATGATGATCCCAGAATGATCTTCCC comes from the Verrucomicrobiota bacterium genome and includes:
- a CDS encoding type II toxin-antitoxin system VapC family toxin; protein product: MSLFIDASAALALHFEDEFRPFEPLETRLAAGEDAFTAPNFFQEVMEALRRAMREGRTTKADASAWLTVLDSYEIIPLAVNPVAGCATWILAEKLNVSAYDAGYVAVAYARGLPLWTKDAPLINKLKREGIDYLPN
- a CDS encoding exosortase/archaeosortase family protein encodes the protein MIFTPTFYRTGGVLSAIHCGCGASRVRFIGVHPWLKLGLWFLPLAWLWFSLSYNLGAQWSAYEQYNYGWAVPFLCAYLFWLRWHVKPLPESPANVRAATAIGVLAAFLLLPTRFLHEANPIWRLTSLAWTLEVIIIYLAAVYLAGGMGWLRQFFFPIVFFLVAVPWPSGLENFLVQSLTGLNVTTTVELLNGIGTPALQHGNVIEVATGMAENQAAAKTGGKIARRARLELEAKTGKRVVTGENYLPPSSAKRIQDTNDE
- a CDS encoding carbamoyltransferase, with translation MSLILGLNAFHPDASACALRDGRLIAAVAEERLGARRKHQAGFPGRALQAVLQMAGATVRDIDYLAIGNDSNANLTAKAAHVLRSPLKSARGVMTHFQRRARMQSVQQLVAAACGVPETDCRFQVARVEHHLAHLASSYYASDFDVAAGFSYDAAGDFTSAMLARCAGNRIEILDRVFMPDSLGYFYTALCQFIGFDRFGEEYKVMGLAAYGEPKYQELMRELLRLDGSGQFRLNGDYFVPLGRNLEECTDEKGEILLPPLYSAALVKKLGAPRNRSAEITQREKDIAASCQAHFEEAVLACLRHLHRRVPTENLVTAGGCALNGVCNSRILRDTPFQRSYIQCAASDDGTGLGAALYVWNAILKQPRAGMIDHAYWGPEHSEAAMAEALRQGGLRFERFERGALLERAAAHLDAGHVTGWYQGRSEWGPRALGNRSILAHPGWPGMKDLINQKIKRREAFRPFAPTVLAEKVGEYFEQAVESPFMMHVVKIRPEKRTALAAVCHQDATGRLQTVKPSQNALYHELIQTFAGKSGIHAVLNTSFNENEPVVDTPQQAVDCFMRTDMDVLCLGPFVTAKPGKGNLKS
- a CDS encoding exosortase/archaeosortase family protein — translated: MLAALWGPVIYLLGAQWTFFGQYNYGWAVPVLCIYLAWERWQTGKRRAQSAEPGAVEPGNIERSTFNIQHSTSNVQKVGERKADLNSQLSTLNFGSPTVWLLFVGGVLLWATRILQEANPVWRAASYGLAMEAVAVTLLLLYLTGGASRVKQFAFPIVFFLVAVPWPTPVESAVIQNLTRLNSAAVVELLNGFGVPALARGNVIEVSTGMVGIDEACSGIRSVQATLMVSLFFGEFYRLRVAPRLMMVVGGLVSAMLFNLARMFLLTWVASRDGTQAIEKWHDPAGVTILVACFLFLWGLGVWLGKRRAGGRGRRTEDGPVKLAEDFTGQESQKSVVSGQWSVVSGQWSEVRPPNSQFPAPSSNFQAPIFHLQFLLQRLQLSTLNLQPRTRRKAEVSSRKPAVRPLSFDPRLPISGIWLALSRCGW
- a CDS encoding type II toxin-antitoxin system HicB family antitoxin codes for the protein MLAHFLDVAMELAAYEIIEDDASYWGEIPGLQGVWARHQTLAGCQRELREALSDWIALRLRLGMEIPEIARINLNGIGAATHA
- a CDS encoding helix-turn-helix transcriptional regulator, which encodes MKDDIEKYIEKRKRADKVFAHDFDAGYEEFKIGVMLRQVREEAGVSQATLAKITRTKKSAISRLENHAEDVRLSTVARVARALGKTLRLELVEAKP